Proteins from a single region of Oryza brachyantha chromosome 6, ObraRS2, whole genome shotgun sequence:
- the LOC102711709 gene encoding RING-H2 finger protein ATL46-like, with the protein MMVAGGIKSQGGGATVSGASRISPAVVFVLVILAVVLFVSGLLHLLVRFLLRRGRARALRGGGDAEAADGGGGGGEESALQRQLQQLFHLHDAGLDQDVIDALPVFMYREVVVGAAGAKEPFDCAVCLCEFAGDDRLRLLPLCGHAFHIDCIDTWLLSNSTCPLCRAALGADAAALFDAAFDAMADEEDRKQEDAVFPVRLGKFKNLSMAAGPVHDGDAAIITREEGESSSSSLDARRCFSMGSYQYVLAEASLQVSVHRRNGDGNGRAAAATRLRGLGANPVGNDAAGEGKKIGAGSKGDSFSVSKIWQWPRQGKGKLPVLASDDSPAVDGRLPWPRRSPGDS; encoded by the coding sequence atgatggTCGCCGGAGGAATCAAGagccagggcggcggcgcgacggtgtCCGGTGCGTCGAGGATTAGCCCGGCGGTGGTGTTTGTCCTGGTGATATTGGCTGTGGTGCTGTTCGTGTCCGGGCTGCTGCATCTTCTTGTTCGGTTCTTGCTCAGGCGCGGCCGTGCGCGCGCTctgcggggcggcggcgacgcggaggcggcggatggtggcggcggcggcggggaggagtcGGCGCTGCAgaggcagctgcagcagctgtTCCACCTGCACGACGCCGGGCTGGACCAGGACGTCATCGACGCGCTCCCGGTGTTCATGTACCGGGAGGTGGTggtcggcgcggcgggcgccaAGGAGCCGTTCGACTGCGCGGTCTGCCTGTGCGAattcgccggcgacgaccggctCCGGCTTCTGCCGCTGTGCGGCCACGCGTTCCACATCGACTGCATCGACACGTGGCTGCTCTCCAACTCCACGTGCCCGCTctgccgcgccgcgctcggcgccgacgccgccgcgctgttcGACGCCGCGTTCGACGCGatggccgacgaggaggaccgGAAGCAGGAGGACGCCGTGTTCCCCGTGCGCCTCGGCAAGTTCAAGAACCTGTCCATGGCGGCCGGCCCCgtccacgacggcgacgccgccatTATCACGAGAGAGGAAGGCGagtccagcagcagcagcttggaCGCGAGGAGGTGCTTCTCCATGGGCTCCTACCAGTACGTCCTCGCCGAGGCGAGCTTGCAGGTGTCCGTCCACCGGAGGAACGGCGACGGCAATGGcagggcggccgccgccacgaggCTGAGAGGCCTCGGCGCCAACCCGGTCGGcaacgacgccgccggcgaggggaaGAAGATCGGCGCCGGCAGCAAGGGCGACAGCTTCTCGGTGTCCAAGATTTGGCAGTGGCCACGGCAGGGCAAGGGGAAGCTCCCCGTGCTCGCGTCCGACGACtcgccggcggtggacggcCGGTTGccgtggccgaggaggagcccTGGGGACTCGTGA
- the LOC102715026 gene encoding dehydrodolichyl diphosphate synthase CPT3: protein MLGSLISQSPSVDSKIENHDELIATGVLASLQNFIRKCIIAVLSYGPMPKHIAFIMDGNRRYAKFRSIQEGSGHRVGFSALIASLLYCYEMGVKYITVYAFSIDNFKRDPAEVKSLMELMEEKINELLENRNVIDKVNCKINFWGNLDMLSEPVRVAAEKLMASTAENTGLVFSVCMPYNSTCEIVNAVNKVCAERKHMLQMDHADNVANNSVHSDISVEDLDHHMYSAGCPDPDIVIRTSGETRLSNFLLWQTTFSHLQNPDPLWPEFSFKHLVWAILQYQRVHPYIEQSRAQAKKYL from the exons ATGCTTGGCTCACTTATCTCTCAATCGCCTTCTGTG GACTCAAAGATAGAGAACCATGACGAGTTAATTGCGACAGGTGTTCTTGCTAGTCTGCAGAATTTTATCCGCAAATGCATCATAGCTGTCCTCTCGTATGGCCCAATGCCAAAGCATATTGCATTTATTATGGATGGTAACCGCAGATACGCTAAATTCAGGAGTATCCAGGAAGGCTCTGGTCACAGGGTTGGTTTCTCTGCTCTCATTGCCAGCTTGCTCTACTGCTATGAGATGGGGGTGAAGTACATCACGGTGTATGCATTTAGCATTGATAATTTTAAGCGAGACCCAGCTGAGGTGAAATCTTTGATGGAGTTGATGGAGGAGAAGATCAATGAACTACTGGAAAACAGAAATGTCATCGACAAGGTTAACTGTAAGATCAACTTCTGGGGGAACTTGGACATGTTAAGCGAACCGGTGAGGGTAGCAGCTGAGAAACTGATGGCTAGCACTGCTGAAAACACAGGATTAGTCTTCTCTGTTTGCATGCCATACAACTCCACTTGTGAAATTGTCAATGCAGTTAATAAGGTCTGTGCAGAAAGGAAGCATATGCTGCAGATGGATCATGCTGATAATGTTGCAAATAATAGTGTGCATTCAGACATTTCAGTAGAAGATCTGGACCATCATATGTACAGTGCTGGTTGCCCAGATCCTGACATTGTGATCCGGACCTCAGGCGAGACTCGCCTAAGCAATTTCCTTCTGTGGCAGACGACGTTCAGTCATTTGCAGAACCCAGACCCTCTTTGGCCGGAGTTCTCTTTCAAGCACCTTGTCTGGGCCATACTACAGTATCAAAGAGTTCACCCTTATATTGAGCAAAGCAGAGCACAGGCTAAGAAGTATCTGTAG